One genomic region from Jilunia laotingensis encodes:
- the pstC gene encoding phosphate ABC transporter permease subunit PstC, producing MKKIFEKIIEGLLTCSGFITSITILLIILFLFTEAFGLFHSKVIEEGYVLALNKDNKVSQLSPVQIKEVFDEEITNWDELGGENLPIRVFRLEDVTKYFTDEELGDSYQHAGALITKLVEETSGIVAFVPRQFIVDPGRVNYIKDNSISLKDVFAGAEWFPTATPAPLFGFLPLITGTLWVSLFAILIALPFGLSVAIYMSEVAKPGIRNWLKPVIELLSGIPSVVYGFFGLIVIVPLIQKVFDLPVGESGLTGSIVLAIMALPTIITVTEDAMRNCPRAMREASLALGASQWQTIYKVVIPFSISGITSGVVLGIGRAIGETMAVLMVTGNAAVIPTTILEPLRTIPATIAAELGEAPAGGPHYQALFLLGVVLFFITLIINFSVEYISSKGVKRNR from the coding sequence GTAAAGTGATCGAAGAGGGATATGTATTGGCGTTGAATAAAGACAACAAAGTGAGCCAGTTGAGTCCCGTTCAGATAAAGGAGGTCTTCGATGAAGAGATAACGAATTGGGATGAGCTGGGAGGCGAAAATCTTCCTATCCGGGTTTTTCGGTTGGAAGATGTCACGAAGTATTTTACCGATGAAGAATTGGGAGATTCATATCAACATGCCGGGGCACTCATCACGAAATTGGTAGAAGAGACATCGGGGATCGTTGCTTTCGTACCCCGGCAATTTATTGTCGATCCCGGGCGTGTGAACTATATCAAGGATAATTCAATTTCCCTGAAAGATGTATTTGCGGGGGCTGAGTGGTTTCCTACAGCGACCCCGGCTCCTTTATTCGGCTTTTTACCTTTAATTACCGGTACACTGTGGGTCAGTCTTTTCGCTATCCTGATAGCTCTTCCTTTCGGACTTTCCGTTGCCATATACATGTCGGAAGTGGCTAAGCCGGGCATACGTAACTGGCTCAAACCCGTTATAGAGTTGCTGAGTGGCATTCCCTCCGTGGTTTATGGCTTTTTCGGGTTGATTGTTATTGTTCCGCTTATCCAGAAAGTTTTTGATTTGCCGGTAGGGGAGAGTGGGCTTACAGGAAGTATTGTTCTGGCAATAATGGCACTTCCTACTATCATTACCGTTACGGAAGATGCCATGCGGAACTGTCCCCGCGCCATGCGCGAAGCCAGCCTCGCATTAGGTGCTTCACAATGGCAGACGATCTATAAGGTAGTAATACCGTTTTCTATTTCCGGGATAACCTCAGGAGTTGTCTTAGGAATTGGACGCGCCATCGGTGAAACGATGGCGGTATTGATGGTGACGGGAAATGCTGCCGTCATACCTACTACTATTCTCGAACCGCTTCGTACTATTCCCGCCACTATTGCTGCCGAACTGGGTGAAGCTCCTGCCGGTGGTCCTCATTACCAAGCTTTGTTCCTCTTGGGGGTAGTCCTGTTTTTCATTACATTAATTATAAACTTTAGCGTGGAGTATATCTCCTCTAAAGGAGTCAAACGTAACAGATAA